The Apium graveolens cultivar Ventura chromosome 10, ASM990537v1, whole genome shotgun sequence nucleotide sequence TCATTAGCAGAGGATAAATAAGCAAATCTGTAATCATAGATGGCCTAGTACCTTCGATCACTTTCTGTGATTtaaatcaatttttttaatattaaatttatgTATCTTATATATCAACTACGAATGTATTAGAAAAAATGCCCAAAATACACCATTTTTTACATTTATCTGTCCAAAATGCCAAGATGCGCGCGAACCGCCCAAAATACCCACGAAATACACATTTCACGGATGCGTAGTCAATCTTTCAAATTTTAATAAAGAATATGTATGTTCATGCGTATTCACTTTTTGATTTAAGAAGAACACGCATGTGCAACATGCTTTTTCACTAAAATACAAAAAGTGAATCCGCATGTGCCACATGCGTAGTCtttataaaaaattgaaataataaATACGCATCTCTCACTTGCGTATTCAGCAGGTATTTTGGGCATACAGTACCGCTAATTGGCATTTTGGACATTTTTCTTtaaatggtgggtattttggtttttcaccctTCGCATTATTACTTACATCCATCACTTTCATTAGAACAAATAGGAAGAAATACAATATGTATTACTGCATATCGAACTCAAAACTTAGAATATGCTTTAAATAAGTGTGGTAGCATATATATTTAAAACTATTATGTCATTTTACAACGCGTGTAATGCACGagtttttaatatttttagattatttaatattataataaaaaatatggaTCATTACTTTATTaatatattcataaataataatataaaaatatttgttTTGGCGGGATTCGGACATGAATCTTGtatagtgtataaataataatataaatttttgttgtGTGTGGGGTTCGAACCTGGGAGTTTTAGtattgtataaataataatataaatatttgacGTTGGCGGAGTTCGAACCTAGGAgtgtatatttttttaatatttgaatcGAACGGTCCTGATTACTTGATTAAAAAGATCCGACGATCATAAATGGGGATAACAAAACCAACCAAAAAAAGGTATACCAAATTATTGTTGGAAAATTAATCTAAACTTGTTTTATtgtgttaaaattttattttatttgttttaagATCGGCTTGTACATGTATGACTAGGTCATGCATTCAGTAGAGAATAAGTCATGGTCTCATTAATAAACAGAAGTACTGGAGAAAAATCAGGAGTAGTTGCTATTTTATAGGTCTAGTTGTTTATGCACGATGCACACTAGATGGTTTATATTTACTTGTAATCATTCATTTTATTACTAGTGGAATACATTATTTAATATATACATCATGAGTTTTTGTCACAGGAAGCTGTCTCgctaatatacttatatatagACACATAAACAGCTACTGGTTCTCTACATTTGGTATCCGAGCTTACGGTTCTTAATGGTGACCCGCCGGTGTTACATGTGGAAAAGAAATAACCATACCCGATATGATGCCTTGTCGGAGTCTAAAAGAGAGAGAGAATGTCGTTTCTATTTTGCTTGAGGTAGGCGTTGCACAAGGATGGTGGCAAAGCTGCATATGTAGTATGGGATGCATGTGTAGTATGTGGCTGCCGAGAAAAATGAGACGGTGCCGGAGAAGCCTACAGAAAGCAGAAAACGAGATACATTGGCAGGATATCATGCAGAACGAGATGGAACACTTCTTGGAGGTGAACGTGCCAGAAGGGCAAATAAGTTGAAGGGCAGACGAGCAGGAAGAGTGTTAGACGGGAAAACATTAGCCATACGGGCTCAGTTTATTAGCCATACGGGCTCAATAATTTATTAGCCATACGGGCTGGGAGGATTGCATGAgacaagtttagattaagggggagattgttggaaaattaatctaaacttgttttattgtgttaaaattttattttatttattataagaTCAGCTTGTACATGTATGACTAGGTCATGCATTCAGTAGAGAATAAGTCGTGGTCTCGTTAAGTACTAGAGAAAAACCAGGAGTAATTGTTATTTTATAGGTCTAGTTATTTATACATGTTGCACACTAGCTGCTTTATATTTACTTGTAATCATTCATTTTATTATTAGTAGAATACATTATTTAATATATACAGCATGAGTTTTTGTCACAAGAAGCTATCTAGCTAATATACTCATATATAGACACATAAACATCTGCTGGTTTTCTACAATTATACATCATTATACTTATTATAGTATAGATAAATAATATAGATTTAACTAAATTGTTTCAAATTTAACTATTTATGAATATAAATTATGTTCATTTTTGTTTATTCTCTGCTTCGGTTTCTTAAATTTGTTGTGATGTGTTAGATTAGTACAATGCTATATTTTCCACCAACTATAAAACTGTACTATTTAGCATATAGTTTACCTCACAAGTACAATTGTCAAATTAATTTCACTAATTGTGCTATATCAAGTATTAGATAAGTCCAAGAGTATGTTCGCTCAATTCTTAAGTATCAGAGCAAGTCTAACATGAATAAGTATGTTTATCTCCACAATACTACTTAAATTTGTTTAGTATATAATATTTTACTATTAAAAATACATTGAATCAATTAAAATATAATgtaaaagagagagaaaaagatGGTGGTCCTTATAATGTGCCCgtttgagaaattttaaaataGGTAACTTACGATTTAAAATGAATAATtgacttataaataaataaatacttataagttatataaatGTTTGAATAATTTTTCTTATAAATCAGAATTGTTATTACTTAAATGAAAAAGTATGTTGTTACCGACATTCCgcttatcagcttataagttattTATTCAACTTATAAATTGGTCGACAAATACTCATCGATAAGTACTTACGGGCTTATAAATCAATAATCAGTTTATAAGTTGTTCGCTAAACAGTCccaatatattataaaataatagtTACAGGATTCTTAAAAAGATTGGTACTAGAGTGAATAAATGATTTTAATAATTTAAGAAATCATTAAAAGATTGTTGGAACATATTTTTCATTCTCGTTTTTTAAGTTTCAACTTAAGAGCTTGGATAAATAGTGGGTTGGACTTGCTCAAACGCTACTAGCCTGGATTTGCTTAGCAGATTAAACAATAGTTAAAAAACCAGACTCGTGAATCCTATTTTCATTCTTTTAGAAGAAGGTCCTTAGTCCTGACCATGGAGCAGGAAAAAACTCTGGAATGGACAATAATATTAAACGTGGCATGTGAAGACAAAGATAACAGCAATAGCATAGCAGAGCTTGAGTTGGGGGTAAGTTTGAAAATTGGTGGTAAATTAAGTAATACGTGGCCCTTTGTACAACCAACTAAACGATACTAGGCTACTACTACTAGCTCCCCGATATTGTTTATCTTAATGGAGTAGGTATCCTTCTTTACGATTAGAGTCCTCCCTTCTCATCCTTTCTTTGCCCTTGACCCGTCTTCCCTATTTTCCTCTTCACATTTTTATCTATAAACTACTACTATGATTTTCAAACATACATCAATTATTGGACAttctttttcattttcatttatttCTTCTGTCGGGATCattttcatttatttaattatgctaGAGGAATACATTCAAAACTCACTTTGACGGGAGTATttagattttgaaattttttaccatcccaatatttttataatttattatggaCATGAAAATATGTACGTGTAATATAAAATTCGGTAGATAATCTTATTTTAAGAACTTAAAATTTTAGAATACTTGATTTTTCgacaaataataataattttattctcCAAAATATACGGAGTAAGTTGCCAGGAAAAATAAGTTTGTTATATGCATTCAACCAATTAAAGTTTAATTCACATTTATGTCGGCAAAAAAAAGGTACATAGATACATATTTGAAAGAGTTAAAATCGATATAGCTGGCTGGGGTTAAAAAGGTGCTGTGCCTGTAGCTGTAAATTATGGTTATGTGCAGAAAGAGATGGGGGGAAAAGGGTTGGCAATTTGGCATTTACTAAAGTTGTTGTGCACTATCTATTCTATATGCTATCAATTTTACCAAAAGCAAATGGATGGTGACTTTAATGTTATTTTAATTATTACTCACACTATATAAACTTTCATTTTGTTTTTTTATACTTTAGGGATAAATGGAAAATGCATTGGGGGAAACTGGAGTGCACTGTATTTCCCGATAGTGGCGTTTAAAGTGGATTATTAAAGATGACTACAAGTACATGGTATTGCATTATTTTAAGCTATCTAATTAGGGTTACCAAAAAGACAGACAACTATATATATTATGTTCAATTAAAATTTTCCTCCAATCCAATGTCTTAAACAAAAGTAGATCCCAGCGACATCTACCTTTTGTGTGCATGCTTGATTGGTATTGTAGAATAATGGTATCTTCATCGCGTCtgtatattttaattttgtgtGTGTGTTTTCGTGATTGTTAACTTTTTTAGTTTTTTCTTTTTATGAATTAAATAGGAAATGGGTGGGCTGTTCACCCTTGTGGAAATACATGCTTAAGTTTTGGAAGTATTCATGCATGACAAAGTATACACAATTCTAGATCCTACCAACATATCATATCTACATAGAATACTTCACTACGAAAAAGATCATGCAATTTCTGCTGCTAACTTTTTCTCCCTTAAATAATTACATATATTAAAGATATAAAATTAGTACCCAAAATAATTATACGATGTCAAGTATTAGTCTTTTATTTACTAAATAAAAAATAGACCACCTCTCTATTTATGTCAATaacattatttaaaataattatttattgaaaTTAATATTATACATGTACAGTCATATTCAAAAATAATGATGAATATAAGTGATTTAAAAGTAAAGTAGACAGTATGAATGTCAACTTAAATGATCCGGTTGTAgatataaaaaagaaaaaaaaaagcaCTGAAAGAGACATATGAGAGAGGCCTTATTTGTAAGTGACCTTATCGTTATTGATGTTATCGCTGTAGCTCAATCATTACATTCTCATATATATTCTTAGCTACTACAAGGACTCTGGGACAGAATACACATCCCTACCTACATGTTATGTTTTAAGGAAAAAGATTAATTAGTTTATTTCACACTTTCAAGGATATCAAGCCAAGCAGGTTTTCCATGTTTTTTCTTAATTAGGCGAgattgattttataattaaacaTTTGACTACCCTAAATTTCGAGCTCTCTGCCTTTTTTATTTcctttaaaataaatttaatatatgAACAATTTCCTACAAGTTCAGGAATTCATGTTGAGATCATCTCCTATTAACTGATTAATAAGCAGCGTGAATGTTGAGGGGGGGAAAAAGAATTAGGCCCAAGTGGCCCAATAATTTAGGAACTGTTGATCCAAATCCGTAGCTTTGGGCCGCTGTGATGCTGTAGTAGACAAGAAACGTACGCCTTTTAGGTTTGAATTTCAACATTTCTTAgtagtattttatttttatttttatttttgtggTAATTTTAAGTATAAACTTAAATTCGAGACTAGAATATCACCGACGATATTATGCATATTGATTGGTTAAAAATAAATGTACGTTAAAAAATGAAAACCCTATTTTATTTGCAATTCTAACTGTAActatttatttacaaaaatataaaTGCCACGTCAAAAATGCATGAATAAACTTTCATGTCATTTGTACATCCTGGAATGGCTAGCCAAAATAATGATGCAAAATCGTTAACCACTACATTTACCCTCCCAAAATATAGATATCCCACGCCCCGGTCTACTCTTTTCCCCTAAAACTCAAGTGGCTTAAATTCATGGCAGTACCATAACCCACAGACCATGAACATACTTGATTTCCCCAAGTTTTCGTAGCAAGCACAAATCAAGTTCTCCGTAAAGTGCTGCATAATATATTTCCATTCTATTTTTCTCATGTATGATTCATCATATGTAACAATGTTGGATTAGCTTACATAATGAGGTAAGAAATGAACATCTAACATGAGAGAACACTATAAAATTATAATTCACTACAGGCTGCTTCTAGATATACTGGTTTACAAGGGAACTGAGCTATGTACAGGTTAATAAATATAATGTAACAAACTACCAACCGTAAACAGGGTGTGCTACTTGTGGTGGCAGGAGATGGAGATCTTTGGAGTGTTGATGATCGTACTCGAGGGTCCCTGGTGTAGCCCCTGTACACAACCTAAGGAAGCTATTTCCTGTTAAAACATAGTGCGTAAAAGCCATCCCTCCATCAACCATATCTGAAATATTTGGCATTGAAACTGATTTACTCATctttttattatatttctttGGTTGTGAATCACTGTCGGTGTTGGTCAGAATCTTGTCAAGATCGGAATACTCCATGAACCTCTGGGTGGCGGCTTCCCATGAAAGGTGGTATTGTTGCTCTGGAGTAAGAGGCCGAGGCTCATTAACCATTGCTTCTCTGATTTTTGCAACAAAATCTTCAGGGGTTTTGTAGGTCAAGCAATTTGGAAATGACTTAAAAAACTCATTAGATGGATGTTCTGCACAAACAACAAACTTCCCCATTGCAAGAGCCTCAGCTGTAGCAGTGCAGAGCACGTCACTGACACTAGGATTGATGAAGACTTTATAACTGCAAACCAAAAAATATGTGTTACTTTCCTGTGAAACTAAATATAGGTGTTTATAACCACCTTTGTTGCAAAAGTGGAACTCTAGAATTGAGCATTAATATAGCAAAAAGATACTTCTAATCACAGGCTAATGTTGATAATCAAGACAAATTATAATGAGCTCAATTCTCAAGGAAGAACTTCTGCACAATCCTAACATTCTTTTCATTGCAATATTTAAAAGATAATCATTTTTTTCGGTAAACTATTTCTTTACTACCTAACCTAGTTCCTCAATTTTCTTGCAAGAAAACAGAGTGGAGCATAATATGAATTGACTATATTAACTAGCAAACTGAAAGTTTTTTGCGGAAATAGAAAAAAACAATATATTAATGACAGGATATACACTGCTTACCCATGGAGAGAATCATCAGCGTGATCTCTGCCCTTCATAAATTGGAGATTTAAATCCAGTCTTTTGGCTGTGCTTTGAACTTCATGGGCATCCTCTCCATTTCCGAACACATCAACTTTAAATCCATCAAGCTCAGTTTTGTGCTTTGCTAATAAATCTATCAGTTCTCTATATCCCTTTGCCCAAACCATCTTCCCTAGGAAGTATGCACCCTTTGAAAACGTTTTTTGACCACACTCCCTTTCTGCAGCCACTTTTTCACCAATCTTAAGGAACTGTGGATTCACACCATGGACATTGCAGATCTCAGACCTAGGTAAATCTTGTGTAGCACCTGAAAGTCGAAGAACCTGAAAATATAAAACCGGTTCCAGAAACTGAGATTATTAATTACCATCAACTTAATCCCCCAATGAATCCTATAATCATGTGCAATACAAcatagaattaaaataaatatttgtaTATTTACATGCTAAGATCCGCACCTTGTTGCAATAAGCTCTTGTGAGCAAATTGTTTACATGTTTTACAAAAAAAGCTTGAAGAGCACCATTCTTCTCTCTCTTGATGTACTCCAAGTAATTCGTGTGAACTATACCAACAACATGATTAAATTTATCAGTCCAACGTTTTCCATGATAATACCAATTGAGATGTTCTGGTTCCTCTAGGATAGCAATGTCAGCATCCTTCGAAGAAATAAACTGAGAAGTGTCCCCAGAAGGCATTATACTTCGCCTTTCTTTTGAAAACTGAAATAAATAATAACATCCTATTAGTACAATATATAACGAAGATATTTAACAGCTTTACTGAGGACTTTGAATAATAAGAGAACTACCTTTCCCGGATAAAATGATATCTTAAAATCAGCTTTAAAACCAACCCTTTCCTCAAGCCACCTTCGTATGTAAAGCTCTTGCTCTTCTGGTGAACCAAATGTAAGATTGTTTGGATAAACTAGTTCTTGATCAGCTCTACAAAGCCATGGAACCAACAGGGTAACATTTTGCATTGCAGATTTTGATAAATATGCTGCTCTGAACAATGGATTTACAGCTGTTCCTGTCATCCAAGGTAGGCTAGCAGTTGTGACGATGGCTACATGCCTTTTCCCATCTGACACATCATGCTTGGTAGAATCGGTCCACAACCCACCCTCATAACAGTGACCTGTGCTTTGCAGAACACTCGCTATTCTCATGTCTAATTCATCATTAATGTTATCACTTTCAATAATGGAAGCTTCTTCTGAAGAAAGAGAACTTAGTCGAAGATGGCTCTTGCTTTTACTGCACAAGCTCTCCACTATCTTGTCGGATATACCTGGCGCCAAAGGAATAAAAAGAAATTTAATATTAGTAAATTGAAATCCGGGAATAATCAATATATAACAACTGCAATTAGGCAAAAAATGATTGATAAACtataaaatacataaaaatatataGCCTACTCCTCAAAAGAGAAATAATAACTATAAAAATGGTGATTAAATGCAAACTAGTAATCAGGGTTTAAAAACAAATCACTTCTCATAGTCTCACAGATCACAGGTGTTGCATCCAAATCACTAGGTTCAGTATATAAATTACCGGTCCTTATTTCCAAGTTGGTTTCCATTGGAGCGCAACCCTCTTCTCTCTGTATTTATATTTAAAGTAGTGATACTAGATACTATATTATGAATTATGATTGCAAGATTCAATATTTAAGATGACATCTGACCGGCAATGCTTCAaatttttttacaaataaatagGCAAAACAATTCACTGGGTTCATTATGTCCTAGAATTTAAAAAAACGCAAAATGATGACTGATGAGAAACTAAAACCCAGTTTATGAAGCCATACTTCAACTATCTACCTACATTATGAATAAATATGCATTTTCACCCCTAAAATAGACAGATAAATAAGACATGGATGCAACAACCCTTGAATCGTTCGTGACAAATTTAAATATCATTGTATTTGATGTATAATTTAAAAAAGTGAGATAAAACCCATAGATGAACATTTTAATTATATGTACATGAATTCTGCATTATACTCTCGCCCGGGTTCCCAAAATTCAAAATACAAGTAGGAACATGCCCCGGAAGTCTGTGCTCTGTGCTTATGTTATCAGATTTAAACTGGCAACTTAATCAAATTTTGTAAAGTATCCTAAAGCTTTATTTCAACATTTTTTTCATCTCCTTTTTATTGGGAAGTGTAATTAAGTTTGATGGGAAATTAAGTTCGTGTAGTCTGTACCAGCAGTTTACAAACAAAGGGAAAGGTTGCTATCTGAAATTAGCATTCATTTCAAGGTGTAAAATCAACTTAAACTAAACGGATGCCAGATCTAGACACATATAGTTGGTATCATTAAAAAACTAGGGCAAAGAATGTTAGCTATTGTGTACAAATTGCAGTGGTACAAGTACGGCACACATAGCAGTACAATATACAAGTCATGTGAACATATTCAAGCAAGTTAAAAAATTATTACGGACTTACTTACCTCGGCTAACCCCAAGCTGATCCAAGAAGGGTTCAGACTGCCTAACTAAATGGGCCAACAGTTCAGGAAAATCCAGAGGTGGAACTTCCTGCATAAAATCGAGAAATACAGACACAAgtttagataactagaaattaTAATCTTCAATAACAATATTGCTTTCATTTTCTCCCAACACATCTCTAGCTAACAAGATAAAAAACAATAAAAATGGAAAAAAAGAGACTTACATCTGCGCGCACGTTTCCTTCATTTGTCTCCTTAAGAAttaatttctgaaacacaatagTAGAAAAATGAATTCGTTAACAGAAGGCCAAGCAACAATAAATCTGAAACCTATAATTCTAAGCAAATACAGTTCAATACACATAAAAAACCATCAGAGAATATAATCCAGGTTATCAATCACTCTAATGAGCAAAAATTTCAAACCATACGCAATATGTTCAAACCATAccaaattatttttaagcttATCAACAAATTCACTCTTACTAAACCCTCCGAAAAGCTCAGACGACGAATTCTTCTGCTCAAACTCCCTCAACCTTAGCTTAAAGGCCTTAATCGGCTCCCAATCTTTGGAAAAACCTTCCTCATTCTCCCTCTCCGTCTTAAACCTCTCTCTAACCCCTCTCAAAAACCTCTCCCTCTCCTCAAACTCCTCCACCTCCGACACAATCGCGTTCTTAATTGCCGACAAATCAATCCGTAGCTTCGCCCGCGGACTCCACTTCTCCAAAACCCTGCGACTGAAGTCCGGCGACGAGTAGGCCCGCCGGAACTCCGTGAATTTCGGCTGTAAGCGTTTAACAAAGTCAATCTCGGCGGGAGCTGACGTGGCGGAGATGGCGGGAACGGCGAAAGTGGATCGAGAAGCGGAGGTGAGAAAGTTCTCGAATTCACGGTCGAAAGAAGAAGCTAGGGTTTTGAATGACTTGGCTCTGTCTTTCATTAATTGGAGATCGGCGTCGGCTGAGTCTTTCACTTCTCTCCATCCTTTTGTGATGAATGATAGTGCTTTTTCTGCCGTAACAGTTGACGCCGGAGATGCCGCCATTGACGACGTGATTTTCGAGGTGGTGGTGGTGATAGGAGCGAGAACTGTTATGTTTGTTTGTGTGTGTATAGTTTGAGTTTGTGTGTATATACAGAGCGTGATGATGATGGGTTTTCTGGGTCGAAT carries:
- the LOC141688881 gene encoding digalactosyldiacylglycerol synthase 1, chloroplastic; this encodes MAASPASTVTAEKALSFITKGWREVKDSADADLQLMKDRAKSFKTLASSFDREFENFLTSASRSTFAVPAISATSAPAEIDFVKRLQPKFTEFRRAYSSPDFSRRVLEKWSPRAKLRIDLSAIKNAIVSEVEEFEERERFLRGVRERFKTERENEEGFSKDWEPIKAFKLRLREFEQKNSSSELFGGFSKSEFVDKLKNNLKLILKETNEGNVRADEVPPLDFPELLAHLVRQSEPFLDQLGVSRGISDKIVESLCSKSKSHLRLSSLSSEEASIIESDNINDELDMRIASVLQSTGHCYEGGLWTDSTKHDVSDGKRHVAIVTTASLPWMTGTAVNPLFRAAYLSKSAMQNVTLLVPWLCRADQELVYPNNLTFGSPEEQELYIRRWLEERVGFKADFKISFYPGKFSKERRSIMPSGDTSQFISSKDADIAILEEPEHLNWYYHGKRWTDKFNHVVGIVHTNYLEYIKREKNGALQAFFVKHVNNLLTRAYCNKVLRLSGATQDLPRSEICNVHGVNPQFLKIGEKVAAERECGQKTFSKGAYFLGKMVWAKGYRELIDLLAKHKTELDGFKVDVFGNGEDAHEVQSTAKRLDLNLQFMKGRDHADDSLHGYKVFINPSVSDVLCTATAEALAMGKFVVCAEHPSNEFFKSFPNCLTYKTPEDFVAKIREAMVNEPRPLTPEQQYHLSWEAATQRFMEYSDLDKILTNTDSDSQPKKYNKKMSKSVSMPNISDMVDGGMAFTHYVLTGNSFLRLCTGATPGTLEYDHQHSKDLHLLPPQVAHPVYGW